A window of the Branchiostoma floridae strain S238N-H82 chromosome 12, Bfl_VNyyK, whole genome shotgun sequence genome harbors these coding sequences:
- the LOC118427913 gene encoding uncharacterized protein LOC118427913: MSSSNSYISSLEPNDRTRYFEKLMVSVEDAGDSSNPEVTGSAVTGDGVRLPDPYSLTGWKDDLSLWPDTDYGCIYTYLIEAPGPFNGEAMKAYKSLEAYNLFISGHVRECRYHPIGKNVKVCFLKAKVVPGQRVTETPHNPWVCLTKKEGYVMAAHCTCMAGLGEVCSHVAALLFAVEASRSLQEKRTSCTSRKAVWNKYYKDKVDPQRAEDMDFSHPKHGVQIKKARRKPQCDVPPLSEEEAASAFSQLRKLCPTASAVIKEEEDTDTASEDESDVNTETLPPVVYRSCHPAKVPVTSVSVDSILEDVRCNPEQITNLNKATVGQSKSALWRQQRKGRVTSTSMHDVLHASNPTTAVRKVMQYDCKDLSQVPAIQWGMKQEEKARQQYLEATLCICKDVKLEEVGLILYKDFPFIGASPDGMRQCSCHGRTVIEIKCPYKYRDIYPAADLCLSDANYCLDKDCKLKTGHRYYTQVQTHMLVTGVSTCDFVVWTNAGMVVVNVPRDQSLLNVMLSTCVQFVKSSLIPEILTHKLQCGDSGVDVTFQEDDDPNKRYCSCQKPAYGRMVKCDNNECESEWFHYKCVGIKRKPRGHWFCPSCQC; this comes from the exons ATGAGTTCTTCAAACAGCTACATTAGCTCTTTGGAGCCTAATGACCGAACCAGGTATTTTGAGAAATTAATGGTAAGTGTCGAAGACGCCGGCGATagttcaaacccggaagtgactggttcggcggtgactggtgacggtgtacgcctacctgacccatacagtctgacag GTTGGAAGGATGATTTGAGCCTCTGGCCAGATACGGACTATGGGTGCATCTACACCTACCTAATCGAGGCTCCAGGTCCGTTTAACGGAGAAGCCATGAAAGCCTATAAATCCCTGGAGGCGTACAATCTCTTTATAAGTGGCCATGTGAGGGAGTGCAGGTACCACCCTAttggaaaaaatgtgaaggtctgcttccttaaggccaaggttgtgccag gacagaGAGTAACAGAGACTCCTCACAACCCATGGgtgtgtttgaccaaaaaagagggTTATGTCATGgcagctcactgcacttgtatggcagg ATTGGGAGAGGTCTGCAGCCATGTGGCTGCACTGCTGTTCGCAGTGGAGGCCTCCAGGTCTCTTCAGGAAAAACGGACGTCATGCACCAGCAGAAAGGCCGTGtggaacaaatattacaaagataag gttgATCCACAAAGGGCTGAGGACATGGACTTTTCGCACCCTAAACATGGAGTCCAGATCAAGAAGGCGCGCCGGAAGCCGCAGTGTGATGTGCCACCACTCAGTGAAGAAGAGGCCGCTTCTGCTTTCTCACAACTGAGGAAGCTGTGTCCCACTGCCAGTGCTGTCATTAAAGAGGAGGAGGACACAGACACAGCATCAGAAGATGAGTCAGATGTCAACACAGAGACGCTTCCCCCTGTGGTATACAGGTCTTGTCATCCAGCCAAAGtccctgttactagtgttagtgtaGACAGCATCCTTGAGGATGTTCGGTGCAACCCCGAGCAAATCACAAACCTCAACAAAGCTACAGTGGGGCAGTCCAAGTCTGCTTTATGGCGTCAGCAACGCAAGGGTCGTGTGACTTCTACATCCATGCATGATGTCCTTCATGCATCAAACCCCACCACTGCAGTACGGAAGGTCATGCAATATGACTGCAAGGATTTGAGCCAA GTTCCAGCTATACAATGGGGGATGAAACAGGAGGAGAAGGCAAGGCAACAGTACCTGGAAGCTACCTTGTGCATCTGCAAGGATGTGAAATTGGAGGAAGTGGGGCTCATTCTCTACAAGGATTTTCCCTTCATAG GTGCATCTCCTGATGGGATGAGACAGTGTTCATGCCATGGAAGAACTGTGATTGAGATCAAGTGCCCATACAAGTACAGGGACATCTATCCTGCTGCAGATCTGTGTCTATCAGATGCCAACTACTGTTTAGATAAGGATTGTAAGCTAAAGACAGGGCACAGATATTACACCCAAGTCCAGACACATATGCTGGTTACCGGTGTCTCAACATGTGATTTTGTAGTGTGGACTAATGCAGGCATGGTTGTAGTAAATGTTCCAAGGGACCAGTCACtgttaaatgtaatgttgtctACATGTGTCCAGTTTGTAAAGTCCAGTCTTATCCCTGAGATACTGACCCACAAGTTACAGTGTGGAGACTCTGGAGTAGATGTGACTTTCCAGGAAGATGATGACCCAAACAAACGTTACTGTTCTTGTCAGAAACCAGCATATGGTAGGATGGTAAAGTGTGATAACAATGAATGTGAGTCAGAATGGTTCCATTACAAATGTGTTGGCATCAAGAGAAAACCAAGGGGCCATTGGTTCTGTCCCAGTTGTCAATGCTAA
- the LOC118427915 gene encoding uncharacterized protein LOC118427915 isoform X2 has translation MPTSCCALNCTNRKDKGSRKKFFRIPAEPGRRAAWLRALKRSDFEQGKKNPTAAWTPRGHERVCSDHFISDEEMIADPPPESVETLRDPLPESVETLREQLTKVQEEKCKLEQFCESLQSEADNLREERDHLQEQIKKSSTSASNLTDAKCKLFTGIPTVALFMFVFRLVSDFIAPLKSMCQQDQILMTLMKLRLGLKNADLALRFSVSASTVSKVINRCIPILAVRLKFLIHWPSKETVKRNLPKNFRKKKYSNCRVIIDCSEIFTERPYNLKTRAKTWSNYKHHHTFKFLVGITPYGAVSFLSSSWGGRISDKDITLKSRFYNKVEYGDMIMADRGFTISEELALKGATLVMPPFTTGRKQLPGRIVQDARQISTLRIHVERAIERIKNFQILSQICPLTFAPLLSDSVVICAALTNLLPKLIK, from the exons ATGCCGACCAGTTGTTGTGCGCTGAATTGTACTAACCGGAAGGATAAAGGCagtagaaagaagttttttagAATCCCTGCGGAACCAGGACGAAGGGCTGCATGGCTTAGAGCCTTAaaaaggtcagattttgagCAGGGAAAGAAAAACCCGACCGCGGCGTGGACACCACGAGGCCACGAGAGAGTGTGCAGCGACCATTTCATCTCAG ATGAAGAAATGATCGCTGACCCTCctcctgaaagtgtagagactctgagagacccccttcctgaaagtgtagagactctgagagaacagctcacaaaagtacaagaggAGAAATGTAAGTTGGAACAGTTTTGCGAGTCCCTTCAAAGTGAAGCTGACAACCTTAGGGAAGAACGTGATCACCTTCAAgaacaaatcaagaaatcatcaacatcagccTCCAATCTCACAGATGCAAAATGCAAGCTCTTCACTGGAATACCTACTGttgcactgtttatgtttgtgtttagacTTGTTAGTGATTTCATTGCTCCTCTAAAGTCCATGTGTCAGCAGGATCAAATACTCATGACTCTCATGAAGTTGAGACTAGGCctcaaaaatgctgatctagctTTGAGATTTAGTGTTTCTGCCTCCACAGTTTCAAAAGTCATAAACCGTTGTATTCCAATCTTAGCTGTCCGACTAAAGTTCCTGATTCATTGGCCGTCCAAGGAAACCGTAAAGCGCAATCTTCCCAAAAATtttcggaaaaaaaaatactcaaacTGTAGAGTCATCATTGATTGCTCAGAGATTTTCACTGAGAGGCCATACAATTTAAAGACCCGAGCAAAGACCTGGAGTAACTACAAACACCATCATACGTTCAAATTTCTGGTAGGTATTACACCTTATGGAGCAGTGTCATTTCTGTCCAGTTCCTGGGGTGgaagaatttctgataaagaCATTACGCTAAAAAGTCGTTtctataacaaagtggaatatgGTGATATGATTATGGCAGATCGGGGATTCACCATTTCTGAGGAACTTGCCCTGAAAGGAGCAACACTAGTTATGCCACCATTTACCACAGGAAGGAAACAACTCCCGGGGCGTATCGTCCAAGATGCCAGACAGATATCAACTCTAAGAATTCATGTAGAACGTGCAATTGAAAGAATCAAGAACTTCCAAATTCTCAGCCAAATCTGTCCATTAACATTTGCCCCTCTACTCAGTGACAGTGTTGTTATCTGTGCGGCTCTTACAAACTTACTTCCAAAGCTAATCAAGTAA
- the LOC118427915 gene encoding uncharacterized protein LOC118427915 isoform X1 produces MPTSCCALNCTNRKDKGSRKKFFRIPAEPGRRAAWLRALKRSDFEQGKKNPTAAWTPRGHERVCSDHFISGNPSKDPADPDYVPSLFNLPTSASCNRSRNPVAKKDRYMRAAKRLRVSSENEAPPTSLNDEEMIADPPPESVETLRDPLPESVETLREQLTKVQEEKCKLEQFCESLQSEADNLREERDHLQEQIKKSSTSASNLTDAKCKLFTGIPTVALFMFVFRLVSDFIAPLKSMCQQDQILMTLMKLRLGLKNADLALRFSVSASTVSKVINRCIPILAVRLKFLIHWPSKETVKRNLPKNFRKKKYSNCRVIIDCSEIFTERPYNLKTRAKTWSNYKHHHTFKFLVGITPYGAVSFLSSSWGGRISDKDITLKSRFYNKVEYGDMIMADRGFTISEELALKGATLVMPPFTTGRKQLPGRIVQDARQISTLRIHVERAIERIKNFQILSQICPLTFAPLLSDSVVICAALTNLLPKLIK; encoded by the exons ATGCCGACCAGTTGTTGTGCGCTGAATTGTACTAACCGGAAGGATAAAGGCagtagaaagaagttttttagAATCCCTGCGGAACCAGGACGAAGGGCTGCATGGCTTAGAGCCTTAaaaaggtcagattttgagCAGGGAAAGAAAAACCCGACCGCGGCGTGGACACCACGAGGCCACGAGAGAGTGTGCAGCGACCATTTCATCTCAG GGAACCCTTCTAAAGACCCTGCAGATCCAGATTACGTCCCAAGCTTGTTTAACCTCCCAACCTCAGCAAGTTGCAATCGTTCAAGAAACCCAGTTGCCAAGAAAGATCG GTATATGCGTGCAGCAAAAAGGCTGCGGGTGTCATCAGAGAATGAAGCCCCACCTACATCACTAAATG ATGAAGAAATGATCGCTGACCCTCctcctgaaagtgtagagactctgagagacccccttcctgaaagtgtagagactctgagagaacagctcacaaaagtacaagaggAGAAATGTAAGTTGGAACAGTTTTGCGAGTCCCTTCAAAGTGAAGCTGACAACCTTAGGGAAGAACGTGATCACCTTCAAgaacaaatcaagaaatcatcaacatcagccTCCAATCTCACAGATGCAAAATGCAAGCTCTTCACTGGAATACCTACTGttgcactgtttatgtttgtgtttagacTTGTTAGTGATTTCATTGCTCCTCTAAAGTCCATGTGTCAGCAGGATCAAATACTCATGACTCTCATGAAGTTGAGACTAGGCctcaaaaatgctgatctagctTTGAGATTTAGTGTTTCTGCCTCCACAGTTTCAAAAGTCATAAACCGTTGTATTCCAATCTTAGCTGTCCGACTAAAGTTCCTGATTCATTGGCCGTCCAAGGAAACCGTAAAGCGCAATCTTCCCAAAAATtttcggaaaaaaaaatactcaaacTGTAGAGTCATCATTGATTGCTCAGAGATTTTCACTGAGAGGCCATACAATTTAAAGACCCGAGCAAAGACCTGGAGTAACTACAAACACCATCATACGTTCAAATTTCTGGTAGGTATTACACCTTATGGAGCAGTGTCATTTCTGTCCAGTTCCTGGGGTGgaagaatttctgataaagaCATTACGCTAAAAAGTCGTTtctataacaaagtggaatatgGTGATATGATTATGGCAGATCGGGGATTCACCATTTCTGAGGAACTTGCCCTGAAAGGAGCAACACTAGTTATGCCACCATTTACCACAGGAAGGAAACAACTCCCGGGGCGTATCGTCCAAGATGCCAGACAGATATCAACTCTAAGAATTCATGTAGAACGTGCAATTGAAAGAATCAAGAACTTCCAAATTCTCAGCCAAATCTGTCCATTAACATTTGCCCCTCTACTCAGTGACAGTGTTGTTATCTGTGCGGCTCTTACAAACTTACTTCCAAAGCTAATCAAGTAA
- the LOC118427917 gene encoding translationally-controlled tumor protein homolog gives MIVYRDIVTGDEMFSDSYKIKLIDDFFYEIEGKMTTEKGGIDESAIGGNASAEDAGEGLEESAKQGCNIVLANRLQETQYAKPDYKIYIKAYSKRILDHLTKNNPERVDGFKAASGPALKKIMGNYKNWQFFTGEKMDPDGMVALLDFREDGVTPYMLFFKDGLLEEKF, from the exons ATGATCGTCTATAGGGACATCGTCACCG GCGATGAAATGTTCTCCGATTCCTACAAGATCAAGTTGATTGATGACTTCTTCTACGAGATCGAGGGAAAG ATGACCACTGAGAAGGGAGGCATTGACGAGTCCGCCATCGGAGGCAACGCCAGCGCTGAGGACGCAGGGGAGGGACTGGAAGAATCCGCGAAGCAAGGCTGCAACATCGTCCTTGCTAACAGGCTTCAAGAAACCCAATATGCCAAGCCtgattacaaaatatacatcaaGGCATACAGCAAAAG AATCCTGGATCATCTAACAAAGAACAACCCGGAAAGGGTGGACGGTTTCAAGGCGGCTTCAGGGCCTGCATTGAAGAAAATTATGGGCAACTACAAGAACTGGCAATTCTTCACGG GTGAGAAGATGGACCCCGACGGTATGGTGGCCCTGCTGGACTTCAGGGAGGATGGAGTCACCCCATACATGCTCTTCTTCAAGGACGGCCTGCTGGAGGAGAAATTT TAA
- the LOC118427974 gene encoding kelch-like protein 26, which translates to MADNYYTRSYVSDEHSDSLLRGLNALRSDSLLCDVTLVADDQGFQAHRAVLASCSDYFKAMFTSGMRESSETHVELKGVSANGLQHVLDFAYTSRLGLSLQIVQDVIGAASHLQVLPIIVIVEKFLVAEINVDNCIAIGQIAANYDLSAVANQVNQFMLMHFKQVSQIDDFLSLPLERVSELIGSDWLLGCDEVELFHIALRWLRHEPARMAYASQIMENIRFPLMSPGDLVDQVQSVDIMDSDSTCRKFLLEAFNYQTLPYRQHELQSARTGVRSILRAIVCIGGTPYTDDRVVKDKVHGQLVRRWFEVGTMDEGRCHHGVAIMDNFLYVVGGQTIQYPSGDGAVAMCSRYDVWTDTWLQMKSMHEKRAHFHLSALGGRLYAVGGRNKEQNLKSVEAFLPRENRWMYVAPLRGYSTGHAGCVCDGKLYTSGGYGTSMNNVPHERVLQFYDPEQNAWQCRAPMTTGRIWHCMATLGDKLYVMGGDIGDARLHVLTAESYCPVADQWTAIAPMLTGQSEAGVAVIDDKIFLLGGYDWNNRDVIGSSQSYRPEDNIWRREASLPQAAAGVACCVVKLPRRYAHAVDD; encoded by the exons ATGGCAGATAACTACTACACGCGATCGTACGTGTCGGACGAACACAGCGACAGCCTGCTACGGGGACTGAACGCGCTCCGCTCAGACAGCCTGCTGTGTGACGTCACACTGGTGGCTGATGACCAGGGCTTCCAG GCGCACCGAGCCGTCCTGGCCTCCTGTAGCGACTACTTCAAGGCCATGTTCACCAGCGGGATGCGAGAGTCCAGCGAGACACACGTCGAACTCAAGGGCGTGTCGGCCAACGGGCTGCAACACGTTCTTGACTTTGCGTACACGTCTCGCCTCGGACTGAGTCTACAGATCGTGCAGGACGTCATTGGAGCTGCCAGTCATCTACAG GTCCTGCCCATCATCGTTATTGTGGAGAAGTTTCTCGTGGCGGAGATCAACGTCGATAACTGCATCGCCATTGGTCAGATCGCCGCGAACTATGACCTCAGTGCGGTCGCCAACCAGGTCAACCAGTTCATGCTGATGCACTTCAaacag GTGTCGCAGATTGATGACTTCCTGAGCCTGCCCCTGGAGCGGGTGTCGGAGCTGATCGGCAGCGATTGGCTGCTGGGCTGTGACGAGGTCGAGCTGTTCCACATCGCACTGCGTTGGCTGCGGCACGAACCGGCGCGCATGGCGTACGCCAGCCAGATCATGGAGAACATCCGGTTTCCTCTCATGAGTCCGGGCGATCTGGTCGACCAG GTACAGTCCGTTGACATCATGGACAGCGACTCGACCTGCCGAAAGTTTCTCCTGGAGGCGTTTAACTACCAGACTCTTCCTTACCGCCAACACGAGCTCCAGTCGGCGCGCACCGGCGTGCGGTCGATCCTGCGAGCCATCGTGTGTAtcggaggaaccccttacaccGACGACCGCGTGGTGAAGGACAAGGTGCATGGCCAGTTGGTCAGG AGGTGGTTTGAGGTGGGTACGATGGATGAGGGAAGATGTCACCATGGTGTGGCCATCATGGACAACTTCCTCTACGTGGTGGGGGGTCAGACCATCCAGTACCCGTCTGGGGATGGGGCTGTGGCTATGTGCTCACGTTATGACGTTTGGACAG ACACGTGGTTACAGATGAAGTCCATGCATGAGAAGAGAGCGCACTTCCACCTAAGCGCGCTAGGGGGCAGACTTTATGCCGTCGGTGGGAGAAACAAGGAACAGAACCTCAAGTCTGTGGAGGCCTTTCTTCCAAGGGAGAACAg ATGGATGTACGTGGCGCCGCTACGCGGGTACAGCACAGGCCACGCGGGGTGCGTTTGCGACGGAAAGCTCTACACGAGCGGCGGATACGGCACCTCCATGAACAACGTCCCCCACGAACGCGTCTTACAATTCTACGACCCGGAACAGAACGCCTGGCAGTGCCGCGCGCCGATGACAACCGGTCGCATCTGGCACTGCATGGCCACGCTCGGAGACAAACTCTACGTCATGGGCGGGGATATCGGAGATGCGAGGCTACACGTTCTCACTGCGGAATCGTACTGTCCGGTCGCAGACCAGTGGACCGCCATTGCGCCGATGCTGACAGGACAGAGTGAAGCAGGCGTGGCGGTTATAGACGATAAGATATTTTTGCTGGGAGGTTACGATTGGAACAACAGGGACGTGATAGGGAGCTCGCAGTCTTATAGACCGGAGGATAACATCTGGAGACGAGAGGCAAGCCTACCACAGGCGGCGGCGGGAGTCGCGTGCTGCGTGGTGAAACTACCGCGGAGATACGCTCATGCGGTGGATGACTGA
- the LOC118427973 gene encoding tumor necrosis factor ligand superfamily member 10-like, with protein MNEIAYNKVAAGGVERQIRILKWTVAGLFATVVCLTGAFVYVTVNLFSKLDAVDRTEPWTGGGRLGPGDTGSNPTIQEIVAEILKNETLWRDKHTDTSRRREFVPQGPFTLHNDSSRAYLAKPMAHLTGKSGSARHTRRHGRGERTVRIQSWESRQGLATVANGMTHREGAIRVPVDGLYYVYSQLYFRHVRLPATDGSSAEDHTGDHQLLHSTFKKSATYPEKQEIMKSARTRCWSKDSQYGLLSSYQGGVFRLRAGDRLFVQVSNVALVSFEEAASYFGAFMI; from the exons ATGAATGAAATCGCGTACAACAAGGTCGCGGCAGGCGGCGTGGAGAGACAGATACGGATCCTGAAGTGGACTGTGGCGGGTCTGTTTGCCACGGTCGTCTGCCTGACCGGAGCGTTCGTCTACGTCACCGTCAATCTCTTCAGCAAACTGGACGCCGTGGATCGGACGGAGCCGTGGACGGGTGGCGGAAGGCTGGGACCGGGGGACACGGGTTCTAATCCCACCATTCAGGAG ATCGTAGCAGAAATCTTAAAAAACGAAACTCTCTGGCGGgataaacatacag ATACCAGCAGAAGAAGAGAGTTCGTGCCCCAGGGCCCCTTCACCCTGCATAACGACTCCAGCAGGGCGTACCTGGCCAAACCCATGGCGCACCTCACGGGGAAATCTGGCTCGGCAAGGCACA CTCGGCGGCACGGCAGGGGAGAGAGAACCGTGAGGATCCAGAGCTGGGAGTCCCGACAGGGCCTAGCAACGGTTGCTAACGGCATGACGCACAGGGAAGGCGCCATCAGGGTTCCTGTGGACGGACTGTACTATGTCTACAG TCAGCTGTATTTCCGGCACGTGCGCCTCCCTGCGACCGACGGGAGTTCTGCAGAAGACCACACCGGTGACCACCAGCTGCTACACTCCACCTTCAagaaaagcgccacctacccGGAAAAGCAGGAAATCATGAAGAGTGCAAGAACAAG ATGTTGGAGCAAAGACAGCCAGTACGGCCTGCTGTCTAGTTACCAGGGCGGGGTGTTCCGGCTGCGGGCGGGGGACAGGCTCTTCGTACAAGTCAGTAACGTCGCCTTGGTCAGCTTCGAGGAGGCCGCAAGCTACTTCGGAGCCTTCATGATATAG